One region of Chlorobiota bacterium genomic DNA includes:
- a CDS encoding SBBP repeat-containing protein: MKIHKTTRRAAVATALLTAIATGWWLLSNDTKTPETHITDAETAVPVVPVSNRGTKEEMMNKARDFAQKKELLFVQNSGQVKDDHGTIRSDIDFTAEAGNLRLYLDAGRISYVFTQHEQAKDSKEDSAKQELSHHNHTHSATENVKVWRMDMEVVGGAANPTVTATDTAIETRNYYVAGKSVQNVRTFRTVVYHGIYPQIDLRLRTSGKRMKYEFIVHPGGDVGDIQLRYNGGTATAMGDGSLRVENPLGYIVEEAPVTYQTANPLTGNEAAEPVESRFILKENTVRFGVDAYDHSKTLVIDPDVLWATLYGGSGSDEEYEGGVCAIDGNGNVVFGGNTVSTDFPVSAGALQSTNKGITDVAIVKMNAIGGRIWATYIGGSQEDWIHGIAINSSNEIYLAGHTDRPADGTAEFPVGGGSAHQTARTGAKPGELPGGQPDRDAFLMKLNGNGGKIWASLYGGPQPDDAYGLALDYSGNPVITGFTGSTYNISTDQNQSLKNDLDPTWDIDMYVAKFTPSGARTWGTYYGGTGYESIESGSITEESYDIAATANRIVITGWTSSSDIPLGEPTKVYQTTNVSGISAFVAMFDNPNTGNPTLQWTSYLGGDNWDIGYGVIFDGGDVIATGFTASTDFPTKQAITGQTTLKGDRDAFVTKLVGDITTIQANQNSQHLKWSTYLGGSGAEIGFDPVIDAQGKLWLAGWTNSQDFPTSGAGVVQTKNAGAVGTADAFLVQLSHNSTNVVLDWGTYFGGCGEDFGTALAIRDDVIVMVGETDSKDFPTTVGSFQPTLSGTASDLFVVRFGEQGDDWSTYLGGNSLDVGTGITTDRDGNVIVTGFTCSGDFPTTPGAYQEDYVGIYPQNDAFVAKFSPQGERLWITQYGGTKEDAGYDVGVDDAGNIVIVGNTESTELGTAGDGVKYSLAGGFDAFIAEFSPDGDRLWASYFGSTGADRGYGIAVAGNGTITIVGETSPGGNIPVASVAGVQSGRGGGKDGFVAKFNRSGTTTVSRTLLWSTYYGGTNDDILHGVDMDDNGTMVVAGETRSSNIGLTTGVVQTTLAGPRDAFAVKFGLEANGNDLGGRKWATLYGGSGSDGAYDVALDRNGDVVLVGETFSTNFPVSTNAHQKTKSGGGGSPDGFVVKLNGSTAASAVWGTYLGGSTPDYFLGVAIDPFNSVVAVGGTNSPNFPTAPVTQGSKTSGINMDVIIFTLNSAGKALSRTFTGGSGDEVQYLTVKHTDVAVDMVGDVVATGVTTSSDFPVTAGSFDESYNDGDGDAFVSKFHRDYEPELSTYYGGGSSASPSGNPDDYTTDIALDNVGNTIITGYSICSDLPRQIGLGNSGGFDAIIAKIDPEGRVRWTAVFGGSGTEFAHSVAVDANNDIVVVGETSTNNIWPNVLPVTPPLQTIYGGGSTDGFVLKLDVCGSIRWATYYGGAGLDAVYSVAIGKSRLSGKQEDILITGITRSGNLPGVVPFGPPGTPGNVLNRGNSTTASDGFIARYYPTGNRIWASYYGGSQDDQGNGIHVKTVDFQQPEGQQEIIAVVGQTESVLDLPMAGNSLFPILIGKVDAWFAIFTDVPGNPPITLPSPILRYATYYGGHDDDKAEDVVIDGSGNIAFIGGTESFDFPTSCNNPMFPNESRAYQSTQGSFLIYDAFIVKFNHQPQTPALWDRFWATYYGGAGIDFGYAIAVDANNDLLIGGSTSSPNFPVVGAATLQKTYQGGGSDGFLAKLNGTPAPAPFTPCNAAPPPAGAGIPIWSGYLGGTAQDAIGSGTGAPSTPPRGGIVVDATNTLYTSSSTLSADFPIGNGPYRRRAIAGMDIAITKLKGDGTAILKTKGPSQPPAILRQPSTQQPTIDLR, encoded by the coding sequence ATGAAGATTCACAAAACAACACGCCGCGCTGCGGTGGCAACCGCACTTTTGACAGCAATAGCAACCGGATGGTGGTTGCTCAGCAACGATACCAAAACTCCAGAAACCCATATCACCGATGCTGAAACTGCTGTTCCGGTAGTGCCAGTATCGAACCGAGGAACAAAGGAGGAGATGATGAATAAAGCTCGCGACTTTGCACAAAAGAAAGAACTGCTGTTTGTTCAAAACAGCGGCCAAGTGAAGGACGACCATGGCACTATTCGCTCCGATATTGACTTCACTGCGGAAGCTGGGAACCTGCGGCTTTACCTTGATGCTGGGCGTATCAGTTACGTGTTTACCCAGCATGAGCAAGCAAAGGATAGTAAGGAAGACAGTGCCAAACAGGAGTTGTCCCATCACAACCACACGCATTCGGCAACGGAAAACGTAAAGGTTTGGAGAATGGATATGGAGGTAGTGGGGGGTGCGGCCAATCCAACAGTTACGGCAACGGATACAGCCATTGAAACGCGGAATTACTACGTGGCAGGGAAATCGGTGCAGAACGTCCGCACGTTCCGGACGGTGGTGTATCATGGTATTTATCCACAGATTGACCTACGGCTGCGCACGTCTGGAAAACGGATGAAATACGAGTTCATCGTGCATCCGGGTGGGGATGTTGGGGATATTCAACTCCGTTATAACGGTGGAACAGCAACGGCGATGGGCGATGGAAGCCTGCGAGTTGAAAATCCTTTGGGGTACATCGTCGAAGAAGCCCCTGTAACCTACCAGACCGCGAATCCGCTCACCGGAAATGAAGCCGCTGAACCAGTAGAAAGCCGGTTTATCCTGAAGGAAAACACGGTACGGTTTGGCGTTGATGCTTACGACCACTCCAAAACATTGGTGATTGACCCCGACGTGCTGTGGGCAACGCTCTACGGTGGAAGCGGAAGCGATGAAGAGTATGAAGGAGGGGTTTGCGCCATTGATGGAAATGGCAACGTAGTTTTTGGCGGGAACACCGTAAGCACAGATTTCCCAGTAAGCGCAGGGGCGTTACAGTCAACGAATAAAGGAATTACAGATGTTGCTATTGTCAAAATGAATGCAATCGGGGGGAGAATTTGGGCTACATATATTGGCGGTTCACAAGAAGATTGGATACATGGTATCGCAATCAACAGCAGTAATGAAATTTACTTAGCTGGGCATACCGATCGTCCTGCTGATGGGACTGCTGAGTTTCCAGTGGGTGGTGGTTCAGCACATCAAACAGCACGCACCGGAGCAAAGCCAGGAGAACTTCCTGGGGGACAGCCAGATCGTGACGCATTTTTGATGAAGTTAAATGGTAATGGAGGGAAGATTTGGGCAAGTCTCTATGGAGGCCCTCAACCGGATGATGCTTATGGGTTGGCACTTGATTATAGTGGTAACCCAGTAATTACAGGGTTTACTGGAAGCACGTACAATATCTCAACCGATCAGAACCAGAGTCTTAAAAATGATCTAGACCCTACTTGGGATATTGATATGTACGTTGCCAAATTTACTCCATCAGGAGCACGTACATGGGGAACATATTATGGCGGCACTGGATACGAAAGCATTGAATCAGGTAGTATTACGGAAGAGAGCTATGACATTGCTGCGACTGCTAATCGAATCGTTATTACGGGCTGGACCTCAAGCTCAGATATTCCATTAGGAGAGCCAACAAAAGTATATCAGACAACAAATGTTTCTGGTATCAGTGCTTTTGTTGCAATGTTCGATAACCCAAATACAGGAAATCCTACCTTACAATGGACAAGCTATTTGGGCGGCGATAATTGGGATATTGGGTATGGAGTGATTTTTGACGGAGGTGATGTCATTGCTACGGGATTTACAGCATCTACTGATTTCCCAACGAAGCAGGCGATAACAGGGCAAACCACGCTAAAGGGTGATCGTGACGCGTTTGTCACAAAACTGGTTGGAGACATCACCACAATTCAAGCGAATCAGAATTCACAGCACTTAAAGTGGTCAACATATTTGGGCGGAAGTGGTGCGGAGATTGGCTTTGACCCAGTAATTGATGCTCAAGGAAAATTATGGCTGGCTGGTTGGACAAATAGTCAAGATTTTCCAACTTCAGGAGCTGGAGTTGTGCAAACTAAAAATGCAGGTGCTGTGGGAACTGCTGATGCGTTCCTTGTCCAACTTTCTCATAATTCCACTAACGTAGTATTGGATTGGGGAACATACTTTGGTGGCTGTGGTGAAGATTTTGGCACTGCACTGGCTATACGCGATGATGTAATAGTGATGGTAGGAGAAACTGACAGCAAAGATTTTCCAACGACAGTCGGTTCTTTTCAGCCGACACTGAGTGGAACCGCTTCTGATCTTTTTGTTGTACGGTTTGGCGAACAAGGAGATGATTGGAGCACGTACCTCGGTGGAAATTCCTTAGATGTCGGAACTGGTATTACCACCGACCGTGACGGCAATGTGATTGTCACAGGATTTACCTGTAGTGGCGATTTTCCAACAACGCCCGGTGCTTACCAAGAAGACTATGTTGGTATCTATCCACAAAACGATGCCTTTGTTGCAAAATTCTCGCCACAAGGTGAACGGCTTTGGATTACCCAATACGGCGGCACTAAAGAAGATGCTGGGTACGATGTTGGCGTTGATGATGCTGGCAATATCGTTATCGTTGGCAATACCGAAAGTACAGAGTTGGGAACAGCAGGAGATGGTGTCAAGTACTCGCTTGCCGGAGGTTTTGATGCCTTTATCGCAGAATTTTCACCAGATGGGGATCGCTTATGGGCATCATACTTTGGCAGCACTGGTGCTGATCGCGGATATGGCATTGCCGTTGCAGGGAACGGCACTATTACCATCGTTGGTGAAACAAGTCCGGGAGGGAATATTCCTGTGGCAAGCGTTGCCGGTGTACAATCAGGTAGAGGCGGTGGCAAGGATGGGTTTGTTGCCAAATTTAATCGTTCGGGAACAACCACGGTCTCCAGAACATTACTTTGGTCAACCTATTATGGAGGAACCAACGATGACATCCTCCATGGCGTTGACATGGACGACAACGGCACAATGGTTGTTGCTGGCGAAACCCGCAGTAGTAATATCGGATTAACCACAGGAGTTGTTCAGACTACCCTTGCTGGGCCACGCGATGCGTTTGCCGTAAAATTTGGGTTAGAAGCGAACGGCAATGATTTGGGAGGGAGAAAATGGGCAACACTCTATGGAGGCAGCGGCTCGGATGGAGCCTACGATGTTGCGCTTGATAGAAATGGGGATGTTGTTCTGGTAGGGGAAACCTTTAGCACAAATTTTCCTGTCAGTACGAACGCACATCAAAAAACAAAATCAGGAGGGGGTGGTTCACCAGACGGATTTGTTGTAAAACTGAATGGTTCCACTGCTGCGTCGGCTGTGTGGGGAACATATTTGGGAGGATCAACTCCTGATTATTTCTTGGGTGTAGCTATTGATCCTTTTAATAGCGTAGTAGCAGTTGGTGGAACAAACTCACCAAACTTCCCAACAGCCCCAGTTACGCAAGGAAGCAAAACTAGTGGGATCAACATGGATGTTATCATCTTCACTTTGAACTCTGCTGGTAAAGCTCTCTCTCGAACATTTACTGGTGGAAGCGGGGATGAGGTTCAATATCTAACAGTTAAACATACCGATGTAGCTGTAGATATGGTTGGTGATGTAGTAGCCACCGGGGTAACAACCAGCTCCGATTTCCCTGTTACTGCTGGCTCATTTGATGAGAGCTATAATGATGGTGATGGAGATGCCTTCGTTTCTAAATTCCATCGTGACTACGAGCCGGAACTCTCAACCTATTATGGTGGAGGAAGTAGTGCATCCCCATCAGGTAACCCTGATGACTATACTACTGATATTGCATTGGACAACGTCGGTAACACTATCATTACAGGGTATTCAATCTGTAGCGATTTACCGCGGCAAATTGGATTAGGAAACTCTGGTGGTTTTGATGCCATCATTGCAAAGATTGATCCTGAAGGACGAGTACGTTGGACTGCGGTTTTTGGTGGATCAGGAACAGAGTTTGCCCATAGTGTTGCGGTTGATGCCAACAATGATATTGTTGTCGTTGGGGAAACAAGTACCAACAACATTTGGCCTAACGTTCTTCCTGTTACGCCACCTCTGCAAACAATCTATGGAGGTGGATCAACAGATGGCTTTGTGCTGAAACTGGATGTATGCGGTAGCATTCGATGGGCCACCTACTATGGCGGAGCCGGGCTTGATGCAGTCTATAGCGTTGCTATCGGAAAGAGTCGGCTAAGTGGCAAACAGGAGGATATCCTGATTACTGGGATCACACGTAGCGGGAACCTACCAGGTGTTGTTCCTTTTGGCCCTCCTGGAACTCCTGGCAATGTTCTCAATCGCGGAAATTCGACAACAGCAAGCGACGGATTCATTGCCCGATACTATCCAACCGGAAATCGAATTTGGGCATCATATTATGGCGGGAGCCAAGACGATCAAGGGAACGGAATTCATGTGAAAACCGTTGACTTCCAACAACCCGAAGGACAGCAAGAAATTATTGCGGTCGTGGGGCAAACAGAGTCAGTGCTTGATCTTCCAATGGCAGGTAACAGCCTATTCCCAATCTTGATTGGAAAAGTTGATGCCTGGTTTGCAATCTTTACCGATGTGCCAGGAAATCCCCCTATTACTCTACCATCACCGATCCTCCGCTATGCTACCTATTATGGTGGCCACGATGATGATAAAGCGGAGGATGTAGTGATTGATGGTTCTGGAAACATTGCATTTATCGGCGGAACAGAATCCTTCGATTTCCCCACCTCGTGCAATAATCCCATGTTTCCGAATGAATCACGAGCCTATCAATCAACGCAAGGGAGTTTCCTGATCTACGATGCTTTCATCGTGAAATTCAATCATCAGCCACAAACTCCGGCATTATGGGACCGGTTCTGGGCAACTTACTATGGTGGTGCCGGAATTGATTTCGGTTATGCGATTGCTGTCGATGCCAATAATGACTTGTTGATTGGTGGTTCTACCAGTAGCCCCAACTTCCCTGTTGTTGGTGCCGCAACTTTACAGAAGACCTATCAGGGAGGAGGTAGCGATGGCTTCCTTGCCAAACTTAATGGGACACCAGCACCAGCACCATTTACTCCATGCAATGCGGCCCCTCCTCCGGCAGGAGCTGGTATCCCAATTTGGTCCGGGTATTTAGGAGGCACTGCTCAGGATGCTATTGGGAGTGGAACCGGTGCGCCTTCAACCCCACCTCGTGGCGGAATTGTTGTTGATGCTACAAATACACTTTACACCAGTAGCTCAACATTAAGTGCTGATTTCCCTATTGGCAATGGTCCATACCGCCGCAGGGCAATTGCTGGAATGGATATCGCTATTACAAAACTAAAGGGGGATGGAACGGCCATCTTAAAGACCAAGGGGCCATCTCAGCCCCCGGCTATCCTTCGGCAGCCTTCGACCCAACAGCCAACGATTGATCTTCGATAA
- a CDS encoding DUF4397 domain-containing protein produces MRTWTVINGIALSLCLWCVSNTAIGQSNPSRLRVANFIERSPVEGIDIYLDDESTPIATNLRFAEASRALPISVGEHRVRVVATGGTPQQALFDESFITTSDSSYVVYAARTPGDTLRGIVMARWLSEPYPERTVLIYMLHLAPRLGKAHIDFKNWGGDGSAQTYTFASRASGEWRRYPVPEGKIETDIDPTKIKEFNKFSTQYLGGPILTFIVTGAATDTSLAVYELAELDTTEQRPVKKQRRRGEEDGAVRFVILTPDILNRTQEEAAPNFGGGAGASTAPNVSGVFREAMQVSDDFLGLLRVRSRIYEGIPTRELQRLDDTIMVNKDTLYTYYLVGTAKDSSATQVILHSSLTARPSAGKSWVRLLHAGADLGRVDVELRYADGSIRQILDLEYQAWVDYEESTAGVIEVRVSRAGSNQQLLWSSGRIDEDSVYTLIISGIVKNSSMGINRLSDLDMNAQLPIPLFTATVGIKEQQEQTSSMKIFPNPSRDEFAVGYVSSGRGEDRIEVVDLFGRVVLRREVGAGIVGERLVGIRTEGLSSGSYRVRVIDGAGMEVGSGGVMVVK; encoded by the coding sequence ATGAGAACCTGGACAGTAATCAATGGCATAGCCCTTTCATTATGCCTATGGTGCGTAAGCAACACAGCTATAGGTCAATCAAACCCCTCACGTTTGCGTGTTGCCAACTTTATAGAACGCTCCCCAGTCGAAGGGATAGACATTTACCTAGATGATGAATCAACGCCGATTGCAACAAACCTCCGGTTTGCTGAAGCCTCCAGAGCATTACCGATCAGTGTAGGAGAACATCGGGTACGGGTAGTTGCTACCGGGGGAACTCCGCAACAAGCATTGTTTGATGAGTCCTTCATCACGACATCAGATTCATCCTATGTGGTCTATGCCGCCCGCACCCCCGGCGATACGTTGCGTGGAATTGTGATGGCGCGATGGCTATCGGAACCATACCCAGAACGAACCGTGCTGATCTATATGCTCCACCTTGCTCCCCGACTTGGTAAGGCACATATTGATTTCAAAAATTGGGGAGGAGATGGATCCGCTCAAACCTACACGTTTGCCAGTAGAGCAAGTGGTGAGTGGCGGCGGTATCCAGTACCCGAAGGAAAGATCGAAACGGATATAGATCCAACGAAGATTAAGGAGTTCAACAAGTTTAGCACACAGTATTTAGGGGGACCGATCTTGACGTTTATTGTTACGGGTGCAGCAACCGATACCTCGTTAGCAGTCTATGAGTTAGCGGAGTTAGACACAACTGAGCAACGCCCAGTGAAGAAGCAACGCCGCCGAGGCGAAGAAGATGGGGCGGTTCGATTCGTGATCTTAACACCAGATATTCTTAACCGCACCCAAGAAGAAGCAGCTCCAAATTTTGGAGGGGGAGCGGGAGCCAGCACTGCACCAAATGTAAGCGGAGTTTTTCGAGAGGCTATGCAAGTTTCAGATGATTTTTTAGGTCTATTGCGGGTACGAAGCAGGATATATGAAGGGATCCCAACCAGGGAGTTACAGCGATTAGACGATACAATCATGGTGAATAAGGATACGCTGTACACCTACTACCTCGTTGGAACAGCAAAGGACTCCTCGGCAACTCAGGTGATTCTGCATAGCTCATTAACAGCACGCCCGTCAGCAGGAAAATCATGGGTGCGCCTACTCCATGCTGGGGCTGACCTTGGTAGAGTAGATGTTGAGTTGCGGTATGCAGATGGTAGTATCCGTCAGATTCTTGATCTTGAATATCAAGCGTGGGTTGACTATGAAGAGAGTACCGCTGGAGTCATAGAAGTACGTGTAAGTCGTGCAGGAAGCAACCAGCAGTTACTTTGGAGTAGTGGTAGGATAGATGAAGATTCAGTCTATACGCTAATCATCAGCGGGATAGTCAAAAATAGTTCTATGGGGATCAATCGTTTAAGTGATCTGGATATGAACGCGCAGCTTCCGATCCCGTTATTTACAGCAACAGTAGGAATTAAAGAGCAGCAAGAGCAAACCTCCAGTATGAAGATTTTCCCGAACCCTTCGCGGGATGAGTTTGCGGTGGGGTATGTATCATCGGGGAGGGGTGAGGATAGGATAGAGGTGGTGGATTTGTTTGGTCGCGTGGTGCTGCGCCGTGAGGTTGGTGCAGGGATCGTTGGGGAGCGATTGGTGGGTATCCGCACGGAGGGCTTATCAAGCGGAAGCTACCGTGTTCGAGTGATAGATGGAGCAGGAATGGAGGTAGGATCGGGTGGGGTGATGGTGGTGAAGTAG
- a CDS encoding TlpA family protein disulfide reductase translates to MIALRNLNRMLLALAIGVAFAACADNAVTTGPIIAVRPELGKPAPDFTLKDQNGATVKLSQFKGKVVVLDFWATWCAPCIASIPEFKDLWNKYRSDDFVLFSISADFGEKEWKEYIAAENMDWVHGFDPGESTGPLSVYAIEYIPDTWIIDKNGIAIAHGLRHNDLDAAVEKALR, encoded by the coding sequence ATGATAGCCCTTCGCAACCTGAACCGAATGCTGTTGGCACTGGCCATTGGCGTGGCATTTGCCGCTTGCGCCGATAATGCCGTAACAACGGGCCCCATCATTGCCGTCAGGCCAGAGCTTGGCAAGCCTGCCCCCGATTTTACGCTGAAGGATCAGAATGGAGCCACGGTGAAGCTCAGCCAATTCAAAGGGAAAGTAGTGGTGTTGGATTTTTGGGCAACGTGGTGCGCGCCTTGCATCGCCTCAATTCCTGAATTCAAAGATTTATGGAATAAATACCGCAGTGATGATTTTGTGCTGTTCAGTATTTCGGCAGATTTTGGGGAAAAGGAGTGGAAGGAGTATATCGCCGCAGAAAATATGGATTGGGTGCATGGCTTCGACCCCGGCGAATCAACCGGCCCGCTGTCGGTTTATGCGATTGAGTATATCCCCGACACTTGGATTATTGATAAAAACGGCATTGCTATCGCCCACGGATTGCGCCACAACGACCTTGACGCTGCCGTGGAAAAAGCTCTGCGGTAG
- a CDS encoding AAA family ATPase, with amino-acid sequence MELQLIDFLNHGILPFVGRSAEVERVMGLWRGSSEFHRLRAMLISGESGIGKSRLIEEITPRISQQGGAVLHTKLYPESSTSIASLQARALRFLNTRRGLMVDEPEEKLLSVISSLRRLTRLRPTLLIIEDIHLLNTETTSELAMMLEAISDEQLSVLCLARPVELSVRGILERYLVDEIELKGLNSDEIATIWEQLFGLTPPPEILHQVQSATIGNPLALRSALRGVVKSGALTHDPLSNTWRTTIAADAFGQIVQRNVRVLSEGLAAHLTPDARQAAVKIAALGEVFSREAAWAVSDNNDSMIESLGFRGIIIASNTPVAPISGAASGLPVMAFAHTILHNHLIRQGSHDVQRLIQIIASDIPLYSVVPFQLISESAIAPTLSPEEAYRAVMRAIEVSCLLDASSDWRLAMAPWRAAQAIKEAYQPVWSKLQDLTLSAELLSARLMLLRRTESHDEYERLVMELLQLTNEPAPDPILEYRLLAFTYLHSLGRRKDTHLCHQAWGFSRSFVERHPQLRYTPRYISYLDSAARSMLYMGEFETLRQIERELSELAASPHVTDDYRYLAKHKVAVHFLDMFDTEEELQERLKLLADLEAHSDERKMSFLIFKLGFLVDIGQMEDALRTSAEALQLFRERGLTHNLFYGSLNRLCAVAALGAELPTVEAEMMRLCGEAPRDISHRFQTFAEAALVELGLLHGDRQWLRQAIAQRRLRLDSLRPESQALLRLEEGVECETLSTSIHLTSPRLKPLLETWINPQLPDSGTAETMARSALRAPILRVQDLLERRAVLGIIVALEQRIGKGSLIPRLHDDIIHAVELTLHWLSERKLFPYMQPILALFGKYLPKGVEGSWQNRMGQLKAAQASAQPLGTQRQRTELTMLGSIESGPEGGETSPVRGARLRALLGVMVADRMLDERLDYREFCHIVTGIDDDPDRARKTLNGIVFRLREMLGHEVINTESETPELNLGCVDVDILRAHQHIQQATAALRSESLIRAQRELLKALEYTSGEVPFPGLYEAFFEAVRDDFEGNIRSLILKVSRHLVNERDLRSAEELLRPGFSAMPNDEELADLLYQTLRQLGKRADAERVRMKLSEAMAS; translated from the coding sequence ATGGAACTTCAACTGATTGACTTTCTCAATCATGGCATCCTTCCATTTGTGGGCCGCTCGGCAGAAGTTGAGCGGGTCATGGGGCTGTGGCGTGGAAGCAGTGAGTTCCACCGCCTTCGCGCCATGCTGATATCGGGGGAGTCGGGGATTGGGAAAAGCCGATTGATTGAAGAGATCACCCCTCGCATCTCGCAGCAAGGGGGTGCGGTGTTGCACACCAAGCTCTATCCTGAATCCTCCACCTCCATTGCCTCGCTGCAGGCACGCGCGCTCCGTTTCCTGAACACCCGCCGCGGGCTGATGGTGGATGAACCGGAAGAAAAACTCCTTTCGGTCATCTCCTCCCTTCGCCGCCTTACCCGGCTGCGCCCCACCCTGCTGATTATCGAGGACATCCACCTGCTGAACACCGAAACCACCAGCGAGCTGGCGATGATGCTGGAGGCAATCAGCGACGAGCAATTGTCGGTGCTTTGCTTGGCGCGCCCGGTGGAGCTAAGCGTGCGGGGAATTTTGGAACGCTACTTGGTGGATGAGATTGAACTGAAAGGGCTGAACAGCGATGAGATTGCCACCATCTGGGAGCAGCTGTTTGGGCTGACCCCGCCGCCAGAAATTTTGCATCAGGTCCAAAGTGCCACCATCGGCAACCCGCTGGCGTTGCGTTCGGCACTGCGCGGGGTTGTCAAGTCCGGCGCATTGACCCACGACCCGCTTAGCAACACGTGGCGGACCACCATCGCTGCCGATGCCTTTGGGCAGATTGTCCAGCGGAACGTTCGGGTGCTCTCCGAAGGGTTGGCGGCGCACCTTACCCCAGATGCACGGCAGGCCGCCGTGAAGATCGCCGCGTTGGGCGAGGTCTTCTCCCGCGAGGCCGCCTGGGCCGTCAGCGACAACAACGATAGCATGATTGAATCGCTGGGATTTCGGGGGATCATCATTGCCTCCAACACCCCGGTTGCCCCCATCAGCGGTGCGGCAAGCGGGCTTCCGGTGATGGCCTTTGCCCACACGATCCTCCATAACCATCTTATCCGGCAAGGAAGCCACGATGTTCAACGGCTGATCCAGATTATTGCCTCGGATATCCCACTCTACTCGGTTGTTCCATTCCAGCTGATTAGCGAATCGGCAATCGCCCCCACCCTTTCGCCGGAAGAAGCCTACCGCGCCGTGATGCGTGCCATTGAGGTAAGCTGCCTGCTGGATGCAAGCTCCGACTGGCGATTGGCAATGGCCCCGTGGCGCGCCGCGCAAGCAATCAAGGAAGCCTACCAACCGGTTTGGAGCAAGCTGCAGGACCTTACCCTTTCTGCCGAACTCCTATCGGCACGGCTGATGCTGCTTCGCCGCACCGAAAGCCATGATGAGTACGAGCGGTTGGTGATGGAACTGCTGCAACTCACCAACGAGCCAGCCCCCGACCCGATACTGGAATACCGCTTGCTGGCGTTCACCTACTTGCACTCCTTGGGCCGGCGGAAGGATACGCACCTTTGCCACCAGGCTTGGGGATTTTCCCGTTCGTTTGTGGAGCGGCACCCGCAGCTTCGCTACACGCCACGCTACATCAGCTACTTGGATTCGGCGGCCCGGTCCATGCTCTACATGGGGGAGTTCGAGACGCTGCGCCAGATCGAGCGGGAGCTGTCGGAGCTTGCCGCAAGCCCCCACGTTACCGACGATTATCGCTACCTGGCCAAGCATAAAGTCGCCGTCCATTTCTTGGATATGTTCGACACCGAGGAGGAACTGCAGGAGCGGCTGAAGCTCCTTGCCGACCTTGAAGCCCACAGCGATGAACGGAAGATGAGCTTCCTGATTTTCAAGCTGGGGTTCCTTGTGGACATTGGCCAGATGGAGGACGCGCTCAGGACCTCCGCCGAAGCATTGCAGCTTTTCCGCGAGCGTGGCCTTACCCACAACCTGTTCTACGGGTCGCTGAACCGCTTGTGCGCCGTGGCCGCGTTGGGGGCGGAGCTACCCACCGTGGAAGCGGAAATGATGCGCCTGTGCGGCGAAGCTCCCCGCGACATCAGCCACCGGTTCCAAACGTTTGCCGAAGCGGCGTTGGTTGAGCTTGGGTTGCTGCACGGGGATCGCCAATGGCTGCGCCAAGCCATTGCCCAGCGGCGGTTGCGGCTTGATTCCTTGCGACCCGAATCGCAAGCACTGCTGCGGCTGGAGGAAGGGGTGGAATGCGAAACTTTATCAACAAGCATCCACCTTACCTCCCCAAGGCTGAAACCGTTGCTGGAAACCTGGATCAACCCCCAGCTTCCCGATTCCGGCACTGCCGAGACGATGGCCCGATCCGCACTTCGCGCCCCAATTCTGCGGGTGCAGGATTTGCTGGAACGGAGGGCCGTGCTGGGGATCATCGTGGCGCTGGAGCAACGGATCGGAAAAGGGAGCCTGATCCCCAGGCTCCACGACGATATCATTCATGCCGTCGAGCTAACTCTACATTGGCTAAGCGAGCGGAAGCTGTTCCCCTACATGCAACCGATCCTGGCGTTGTTCGGCAAGTATCTTCCCAAAGGTGTGGAGGGATCGTGGCAAAACCGGATGGGGCAACTGAAGGCCGCGCAAGCCAGCGCGCAACCGCTGGGCACCCAACGGCAGCGGACGGAACTGACAATGCTTGGCTCCATCGAGTCGGGACCGGAGGGTGGGGAAACGTCGCCGGTGCGTGGTGCGCGGCTGCGTGCGCTGCTTGGGGTGATGGTGGCCGACAGGATGTTAGACGAGCGATTGGATTACCGCGAGTTTTGCCACATCGTCACCGGAATTGATGACGACCCAGACCGTGCGCGCAAAACCTTGAACGGCATTGTGTTCCGGCTGCGCGAAATGCTTGGCCATGAGGTCATCAACACCGAATCGGAAACGCCGGAACTGAATCTGGGCTGCGTGGATGTGGATATTCTGCGTGCCCACCAGCATATCCAGCAAGCCACCGCGGCATTGCGCAGCGAGTCGCTTATCCGTGCGCAGCGGGAGCTTCTGAAGGCGTTGGAATACACCAGCGGCGAAGTCCCCTTCCCCGGTTTGTACGAAGCGTTCTTCGAAGCCGTCCGCGATGACTTCGAGGGGAATATCCGCTCGCTGATCTTGAAGGTGTCGCGCCACTTGGTGAACGAACGGGACCTGCGAAGTGCCGAGGAATTGCTCCGCCCGGGTTTCAGCGCAATGCCGAACGACGAGGAGCTTGCCGACCTGCTGTACCAAACGCTTCGCCAACTTGGCAAACGCGCCGATGCCGAGCGGGTACGGATGAAATTAAGCGAAGCAATGGCCTCGTAA